In Felis catus isolate Fca126 chromosome A2, F.catus_Fca126_mat1.0, whole genome shotgun sequence, the following proteins share a genomic window:
- the IL17RE gene encoding interleukin-17 receptor E isoform X6, giving the protein MGSPRLAALLLPLLLLIGLSASSGIGCPYLLHWSTHCLLASHMEDALTGGSAHIPCHTQLALPVSLKSWCAQLWLPACYLHLHLMSNPSDLQGGWIHFLVQKYKKSYKFRFCRRHKMPASAQRKLLNSCCLSEKGHHIAVPFPDISHKGSRSKRTQPSYAKAMEGLPRPSSQRHGGPEFSFELLPEARAIRVTIAPGPEVSVRLCHQWALECEELSSPFEAQKIVSGGHAVDLPYEFFLPCLCIEASYLQEDTVRCKKCPFQNWPEAYGSDFWKSVHFTDYSQHSQMVMALTLRCPLKLEASLCQRQGWHTLCEDLPNATARESQGWYVLEGVDLHPQLCFKFSFGNSSHVECPRGTAPSWNVSMDTQAQQLVLHFSSRMHATFSAAWSHPGLGQDSLVPPVYSISQTQGSSPVTLDLIIPFLKPGSCVLVWRSDVQFSWKHLLCPDVSHRHLGLLILALLALTTLSGIVLVLTRRRPLSGPSHARPVLLLHAAESEAQLRLVGALAELLRAALGGGCDVIVDLWEATRVARVGPLPWLWAARARVAQEQGTVLLLWSSADPSLAGGPDSGAAPLRALLRAAPRPLLLLAYFSRLCAKGDIPPPLRALPRYRLLRDLPRLLQALDALPSTEAASWGRLGARPCLQGRLELCRRLEREAAKFCQLRLSRDRRRGTGWNP; this is encoded by the exons ATGGGGAGCCCCAGACTGGCAGCCCTGCTCCTGCCTCTCCTGCTGCTCAttggcctctctgcctcctctgggaTTGGCTGCCCCTATCTTCTGCACTGGAGCACCCACTGTCTGCTGGCCTCCCACATG GAAGACGCACTCACTG GAGGGTCTGCTCATATTCCTTGCCATACCCAGTTGGCCCTTCCTGTGTCTCTAAAGTCCTGGTGTGCTCAGCTCTGGCTCCCCGCCTGCTATTTGCACCTGCATCTGATGTCAAATCCTTCAG ACCTCCAGGGGGGCTGGATCCACTTCCTGGTGCAGAAATACAAAAAGTCATACAAGTTCCGGTTCTGTAGGAGACACAAGATGCCAGCATCTGCTCAG AGGAAGCTGCTGAATAGCTGTTGCCTGTCTGAGAAGGGTCATCACATTGCTGTCCCCTTCCCAGACATCTCTCACAAGGGATCACGCTCTAAAAGGACCCAACCTTCATATGCAAAGGCAATGGAAGGTCTCCCCAGACCCAGCTCACAAAGGCATGGAG GGCCCGAGTTCTCCTTTGAATTGTTGCCTGAGGCACGGGCTATTCGAGTGACCATTGCCCCGGGACCCGAGGTCAGCGTGCGTCTTTGTCACCAGTGGGCACTAGAATGCGAGGAGCTGAGCAGTCCCTTCGAGGCCCAG AAAATTGTGTCTGGGGGCCATGCTGTAGACCTGCCTTATGAATTCTTTCTGCCGTGTCTGTGCATAGAG GCATCCTACCTGCAAGAGGACACTGTGAGGTGCAAAAAATGCCCCTTCCAGAACTGGCCTGAAGCCT ATGGCTCGGACTTCTGGAAGTCAGTGCACTTTACTGACTACAGCCAGCACAGTCAGATGGTCATGGCTCTAACCCTCCGCTGCCCACTGAAGCTGGAGGCCTCCCTctgccagaggcagggctggcaCACCCTCTGTGAAGACCTCCCCAATGCCACGGCTCGAGAGTCACAGGGG TGGTATGTTTTGGAGGGAGTAGACTTGCACCCCCAGCTCTGCTTCAAG TTCTCTTTTGGAAATAGCAGCCACGTTGAATGCCCCCGCGGGACTG CCCCATCCTGGAATGTGAGCATGGATACCCAGGCCCAGCAGCTGGTCCTTCACTTCTCCTCGAGGATGCACGCCACCTTCAGTGCTGCCTGGAGCCATCCAGGCTTGGGGCAGGACAGCTTGGTGCCCCCTGTGTATAGCATTAGCCAG ACTCAGGGGTCAAGCCCAGTGACGCTAGACCTCATCATTCCCTTCCTGAAGCCAGGGAGCTGTGTCCTG GTGTGGAGGTCAGATGTTCAGTTTTCCTGGAAGCACCTTTTGTGTCCGGATG TCTCCCATAGACACCTGGGGCTCTTGATCCTGGCACTGCTGGCACTCACCACCCTCTCGGGCATTGTTCTGGTCCTCACTCGCCGGCGCCCACTGTCAG GCCCGAGCCACGCGCGGCCGGTGTTGCTGCTGCACGCGGCGGAGTCAGAGGCGCAGCTGCGCCTGGTGGGAGCACTGGCTGAACTGCTTCGGGCAGCGCTGGGCGGCGGGTGCGACGTGATCGTGGACCTGTGGGAGGCTACGCGCGTAGCGCGCGTGGGCCCGCTGCCGTGGCTGTGGGCGGCGCGGGCGCGCGTGGCGCAGGAGCAGGGCACCGTGCTGCTGCTGTGGAGCAGTGCCGACCCCAGTCTGGCCGGTGGTCCGGATTCCGGCGCAGCGCCCCTGCGCGCCCTGCTCCGCGCGGCCCCGCGCCCGCTGCTGCTGCTCGCTTACTTCAGTCGCCTCTGCGCCAAGGGCGACATTCCCCCGCCACTGCGCGCCCTGCCACGCTACCGCCTGCTGCGCGACCTGCCGCGGCTGCTGCAGGCGTTAGATGCGCTACCTTCCACCGAAGCCGCCAGCTGGGGCCGCCTCGGGGCTCGTCCGTGCCTGCAGGGTCGCCTGGAGCTGTGCCGACGGCTGGAACGGGAGGCCGCCAAATTTTGCCAACTGAGGCTGAGCAGAGACAGGCGTAGGGGTACTGGCTGGAACCCCTGA